In Bradyrhizobium erythrophlei, a single genomic region encodes these proteins:
- a CDS encoding winged helix-turn-helix domain-containing protein, which yields MVHRTLRFGPFELSGSKRVLWCNGVTLPLGSRAFDILVYLAERPGEVIGKNELINHVWSNVTVEEGSLRVHVAAIRKALRDGQCGNRYIANVKGRGYSFVGSVVRLEDSTEHVGDWHMKARLRYALVSPNTHRRSSKLRSVRLR from the coding sequence ATGGTGCATAGAACGCTGAGATTTGGTCCGTTTGAGCTTTCGGGTAGCAAGAGGGTGCTATGGTGCAACGGTGTCACGCTTCCCCTTGGCAGTCGGGCGTTCGATATTCTGGTCTATCTCGCCGAACGTCCAGGCGAGGTCATCGGTAAGAACGAGCTCATCAATCATGTCTGGTCGAACGTCACCGTGGAGGAGGGCAGCCTCCGGGTCCACGTGGCCGCCATCCGCAAGGCGCTCAGGGATGGTCAGTGCGGTAACAGATATATCGCCAACGTTAAAGGACGAGGCTACTCGTTCGTAGGATCGGTCGTTCGTCTCGAAGACAGCACGGAACACGTCGGCGACTGGCACATGAAAGCTAGACTGCGCTATGCGCTTGTTTCGCCGAACACTCATCGACGGTCGTCAAAACTTCGGAGCGTGCGTTTGCGCTGA